Proteins from a genomic interval of Coccinella septempunctata chromosome 2, icCocSept1.1, whole genome shotgun sequence:
- the LOC123306489 gene encoding structural maintenance of chromosomes protein 5 isoform X2 yields the protein MFQQGSIRRIQVKQFVTYSYAEFYPGPHLNMIIGPNGTGKSTMVAAIILGLGGNPKTVGRGTKISEYIKHGCNEATIDIYLQGNDHNTFLKVTRNFDSSERNLWLINNTRKSLKEVLETIKAYNIQVDNLCQFLPQDRVQDFAKMDKQELLKATQLALCREDLFEKQQKLIDFKNQYTEMNISLEKNEQKLVQAKESNARLEVKVKSFNKKRNYLESIQHIERKVAWIRYEQLLEEVNEIKKDKVKATEIFDKHKKIGKPMEEEINNAKKNAKQLHNSHSNTMKIKWDMEKTLEEKYEKRDFYKQSIHSVNQEMNVRLDEFVQRDAEIDLTVNKIEELENIKKKLMEKCKNDQQVNQKLGQITAEIEQVSSQQRILEDKRDNLMSHRVNKQAELRMMENELSHLENVKNQRLQKLYQIDKRVHQAVLWLRNNKHLFKGEVCEPMMLEINVLDIKDAIFLENIISKRDRLAFTCERKDDMNLLVHSLRNQQKLPVNVLHSNSNIDMEKFQPSTPIEQLRKFGFHAYVDHLLTAPRLIMNYLYRSYGIHNIPVGDAKVDQYFEQLPNSIRLFFSQKSRYSVKFSAYTGAKSTRQSQISPNNSLSISVDIMKLENLRGQIQEKKESFSLTDMELKNYDNQLQQCREKIEELQSEKKVIYDLKQQIKTVGSRYMAMKAKVENLKAANSNRESVKTDAKQKIRKIIEEMVLYQNEVCSTFKGYKKLLVKSQLSMMKVESARKKCMYLENKYHETKRLCDEAEEVLNTVKEKYADIVGQAKAALQKAKQLSKGFTPDDEGFNEFKEIYEKLPDDLKVLQVEKDQILLKIDCLRTADDGELEF from the exons ATGTTTCAACAAGGTTCAATCAGAAGAATACAGGTGAAACAGTTCGT GACTTATTCCTATGCGGAATTTTATCCTGGACCTCATTTGAATATGATTATTGGTCCTAATGGAACAGGAAAGTCAACTATGGTTGCTGCTATAATTCTTGGATTAGGTGGAAATCCCAAAACTGTAGGAAGAGGTACAAAG ATCAGTGAATATATAAAGCATGGTTGTAATGAGGCAACAATAGATATCTACCTACAAGGGAACGATCATAATACTTTTTTAAAAGTAACTAGAAATTTTGATTCTTCAGAGCGGAATTTATGGCTCATCAATAATACTAGAAAAAGTTTAAAGGAAGTTTTAGAAACGATCAAAGCTTATAATATACAAGTGGACAATCTTTGTCAGTTTTTACCGCAGGATAGAGTGCAGGATTTTGCTAAAATGGATAAGCAAGAGTTATTGAAAGCAACACAGTTAGCACTGTGTAGAGAAGATCTGTTTGAAAAGCAACAGAAATTAATTGATTTCAAGAATCAGTATACAGAGATGAACATTTCTCtggaaaaaaatgaacaaaaactAGTTCAAGCTAAGGAATCTAATGCTAGATTAGAAGTAAAG GTGAAGAGTTTCAATAAAAAGAGAAATTATTTGGAGAGTATTCAACATATTGAAAGAAAGGTAGCATGGATCAGATATGAACAATTGCTAGAGGaggtgaatgaaataaaaaaagataaGGTCAAGGCTACAGAAATATTTGATAAACATAAGAAAATTGGAAAACCAATggaagaagaaataaataatgcaaaaaaaaatgctaAGCAGTTACACAACTCTCATTCTAACACT ATGAAAATAAAATGGGATATGGAAAAGAcccttgaagaaaaatatgaaaaaagggatttttataaGCAGTCTATTCACAGTGTCAATCAGGAAATGAATGTGAGATTAGATGAGTTTGTACAGCGTGATGCTGAAATAGATCTGACTGTGAATAAAATTGAAGAGctagaaaatattaaaaaaaagttgATGGAGAAATGTAAAAATG ATCAACAGGTTAATCAAAAATTGGGACAAATAACTGCTGAAATTGAACAAGTGTCCTCTCAACAAAGAATCTTAGAAGACAAAAGAGATAATCTTATGTCTCATAGAGTGAATAAGCAGGCAGAATTAAGAATGATGGAGAATGAATTGTCTCATCTAGAAAACGTAAAAAATCAAAGATTGCAAAAGCTATATCAAATAGATAAAAGAGTTCATCAAGCAGTCTTATGGTTGCGAAATAATAAGCATTTGTTCAAGGGTGAAGTGTGTGAACCAATGATGTTAGAA aTTAATGTATTAGATATTAAAGATGCAATCTTTCTGGAAAATATAATTTCTAAGCGTGATAGATTAGCATTTACTTGTGAAAGAAAAGATGACATGAATCTTCTTGTTCATAGTCTTAGAAATCAACAAAAACTTCCAGTTAACGTTTTACATTCTAACT CCAACATAGACATGGAGAAATTTCAACCATCAACACCTATTGAACAATTGAGAAAGTTTGGATTCCATGCCTATGTTGATCATTTACTAACCGCTCCTAGACTTATTATGAACTATTTATATAGGTCCTACGGTATACACAATATTCCTGTTGGTGATGCTAAAGTCGATCAGTATTTTGAGCAACTTCCGAATTCTATAAGGCTGTTCTTTAGTC AGAAGTCTAGATATAGTGTGAAATTTTCTGCATATACTGGAGCAAAAAGTACTAGACAGAGTCAAATCTCACCAAACAATTCTTTATCAATTTCCGTAGATATTATGAAACTGGAGAATTTGAGAGGTCAAATACAGGAAAAGAAAGAAAGCTTTTCACTAACTGacatggaattgaaaaattatgataATCAG TTACAGCAATgtagagaaaaaattgaagaattacaatctgaaaaaaaagtgATATATGATCTAAAACAGCAGATTAAAACTGTGGGATCTAGGTATATGGCAATGAAGGCAAAAGTAGAGAACCTGAAAGCAGCAAATTCAAATAGAGAAAGTGTCAAAACTGATGCGAAGCAAAAAATACGG aaaataattgaagaaatggTGCTTTATCAGAACGAGGTATGTTCTACATTCAAGGGTTATAAAAAGTTGTTGGTTAAATCACAATTGAGTATGATGAAAGTGGAATCAGCCAGAAAAAAGTGTATGTATTTAGAGAATAAATATCATGAAACTAAGAGACTATGTGATGAAGCTGAAGAAGTATTGAACACTGTGAAAGAAAAATATGCTGATATTGTTGGACAGGCAAAAGCAGCATTGCAAAAAGCAAAACAACTCTCAAAAG GATTTACACCAGATGATGAAGGCTTCAATGAGTTCAAAGAAATTTATGAGAAACTTCCTGATGATTTGAAAGTTCTGCAAGTAGAAAAGGATCAGATTTTATTGAAGATTGATTGCTTACGAACAGCCGATGATGGCGAACTAGAG TTTTAG
- the LOC123306489 gene encoding structural maintenance of chromosomes protein 5 isoform X1, whose translation MFQQGSIRRIQVKQFVTYSYAEFYPGPHLNMIIGPNGTGKSTMVAAIILGLGGNPKTVGRGTKISEYIKHGCNEATIDIYLQGNDHNTFLKVTRNFDSSERNLWLINNTRKSLKEVLETIKAYNIQVDNLCQFLPQDRVQDFAKMDKQELLKATQLALCREDLFEKQQKLIDFKNQYTEMNISLEKNEQKLVQAKESNARLEVKVKSFNKKRNYLESIQHIERKVAWIRYEQLLEEVNEIKKDKVKATEIFDKHKKIGKPMEEEINNAKKNAKQLHNSHSNTMKIKWDMEKTLEEKYEKRDFYKQSIHSVNQEMNVRLDEFVQRDAEIDLTVNKIEELENIKKKLMEKCKNDQQVNQKLGQITAEIEQVSSQQRILEDKRDNLMSHRVNKQAELRMMENELSHLENVKNQRLQKLYQIDKRVHQAVLWLRNNKHLFKGEVCEPMMLEINVLDIKDAIFLENIISKRDRLAFTCERKDDMNLLVHSLRNQQKLPVNVLHSNSNIDMEKFQPSTPIEQLRKFGFHAYVDHLLTAPRLIMNYLYRSYGIHNIPVGDAKVDQYFEQLPNSIRLFFSQKSRYSVKFSAYTGAKSTRQSQISPNNSLSISVDIMKLENLRGQIQEKKESFSLTDMELKNYDNQLQQCREKIEELQSEKKVIYDLKQQIKTVGSRYMAMKAKVENLKAANSNRESVKTDAKQKIRKIIEEMVLYQNEVCSTFKGYKKLLVKSQLSMMKVESARKKCMYLENKYHETKRLCDEAEEVLNTVKEKYADIVGQAKAALQKAKQLSKGFTPDDEGFNEFKEIYEKLPDDLKVLQVEKDQILLKIDCLRTADDGELEEYEQRVELIKKLESEIDKTTAELTKMKTQMEKLEEEWLVPLGNLVNEINLKFSNAFKKMKCLAELAIWTGTDATDYSRYGLSIKVSYRNGEPLQELNSTTQSGGERAVATAAFMLSLQELTPVPFRCVDEINQGMDNNNERRIFDLLFDCTTQANTSQYFLITPKLVPNLKYSKNMAIHIVHNGPFVTCDRKWYMSKLCNPQGVKVNV comes from the exons ATGTTTCAACAAGGTTCAATCAGAAGAATACAGGTGAAACAGTTCGT GACTTATTCCTATGCGGAATTTTATCCTGGACCTCATTTGAATATGATTATTGGTCCTAATGGAACAGGAAAGTCAACTATGGTTGCTGCTATAATTCTTGGATTAGGTGGAAATCCCAAAACTGTAGGAAGAGGTACAAAG ATCAGTGAATATATAAAGCATGGTTGTAATGAGGCAACAATAGATATCTACCTACAAGGGAACGATCATAATACTTTTTTAAAAGTAACTAGAAATTTTGATTCTTCAGAGCGGAATTTATGGCTCATCAATAATACTAGAAAAAGTTTAAAGGAAGTTTTAGAAACGATCAAAGCTTATAATATACAAGTGGACAATCTTTGTCAGTTTTTACCGCAGGATAGAGTGCAGGATTTTGCTAAAATGGATAAGCAAGAGTTATTGAAAGCAACACAGTTAGCACTGTGTAGAGAAGATCTGTTTGAAAAGCAACAGAAATTAATTGATTTCAAGAATCAGTATACAGAGATGAACATTTCTCtggaaaaaaatgaacaaaaactAGTTCAAGCTAAGGAATCTAATGCTAGATTAGAAGTAAAG GTGAAGAGTTTCAATAAAAAGAGAAATTATTTGGAGAGTATTCAACATATTGAAAGAAAGGTAGCATGGATCAGATATGAACAATTGCTAGAGGaggtgaatgaaataaaaaaagataaGGTCAAGGCTACAGAAATATTTGATAAACATAAGAAAATTGGAAAACCAATggaagaagaaataaataatgcaaaaaaaaatgctaAGCAGTTACACAACTCTCATTCTAACACT ATGAAAATAAAATGGGATATGGAAAAGAcccttgaagaaaaatatgaaaaaagggatttttataaGCAGTCTATTCACAGTGTCAATCAGGAAATGAATGTGAGATTAGATGAGTTTGTACAGCGTGATGCTGAAATAGATCTGACTGTGAATAAAATTGAAGAGctagaaaatattaaaaaaaagttgATGGAGAAATGTAAAAATG ATCAACAGGTTAATCAAAAATTGGGACAAATAACTGCTGAAATTGAACAAGTGTCCTCTCAACAAAGAATCTTAGAAGACAAAAGAGATAATCTTATGTCTCATAGAGTGAATAAGCAGGCAGAATTAAGAATGATGGAGAATGAATTGTCTCATCTAGAAAACGTAAAAAATCAAAGATTGCAAAAGCTATATCAAATAGATAAAAGAGTTCATCAAGCAGTCTTATGGTTGCGAAATAATAAGCATTTGTTCAAGGGTGAAGTGTGTGAACCAATGATGTTAGAA aTTAATGTATTAGATATTAAAGATGCAATCTTTCTGGAAAATATAATTTCTAAGCGTGATAGATTAGCATTTACTTGTGAAAGAAAAGATGACATGAATCTTCTTGTTCATAGTCTTAGAAATCAACAAAAACTTCCAGTTAACGTTTTACATTCTAACT CCAACATAGACATGGAGAAATTTCAACCATCAACACCTATTGAACAATTGAGAAAGTTTGGATTCCATGCCTATGTTGATCATTTACTAACCGCTCCTAGACTTATTATGAACTATTTATATAGGTCCTACGGTATACACAATATTCCTGTTGGTGATGCTAAAGTCGATCAGTATTTTGAGCAACTTCCGAATTCTATAAGGCTGTTCTTTAGTC AGAAGTCTAGATATAGTGTGAAATTTTCTGCATATACTGGAGCAAAAAGTACTAGACAGAGTCAAATCTCACCAAACAATTCTTTATCAATTTCCGTAGATATTATGAAACTGGAGAATTTGAGAGGTCAAATACAGGAAAAGAAAGAAAGCTTTTCACTAACTGacatggaattgaaaaattatgataATCAG TTACAGCAATgtagagaaaaaattgaagaattacaatctgaaaaaaaagtgATATATGATCTAAAACAGCAGATTAAAACTGTGGGATCTAGGTATATGGCAATGAAGGCAAAAGTAGAGAACCTGAAAGCAGCAAATTCAAATAGAGAAAGTGTCAAAACTGATGCGAAGCAAAAAATACGG aaaataattgaagaaatggTGCTTTATCAGAACGAGGTATGTTCTACATTCAAGGGTTATAAAAAGTTGTTGGTTAAATCACAATTGAGTATGATGAAAGTGGAATCAGCCAGAAAAAAGTGTATGTATTTAGAGAATAAATATCATGAAACTAAGAGACTATGTGATGAAGCTGAAGAAGTATTGAACACTGTGAAAGAAAAATATGCTGATATTGTTGGACAGGCAAAAGCAGCATTGCAAAAAGCAAAACAACTCTCAAAAG GATTTACACCAGATGATGAAGGCTTCAATGAGTTCAAAGAAATTTATGAGAAACTTCCTGATGATTTGAAAGTTCTGCAAGTAGAAAAGGATCAGATTTTATTGAAGATTGATTGCTTACGAACAGCCGATGATGGCGAACTAGAG GAATATGAGCAAAGAGTTGAATTGATTAAGAAATTAGAAAGCGAAATAGATAAAACCACTGCTGAATTAACTAAAATGAAAACACAAATGGAAAAACTCGAAGAAGAGTGGCTGGTACCTCTTGGTAATCTCGTGAACGAAATCAATTTGAAGTTCTCTAATGCTTTCAAGAAAATGAAATGTTTGGCCGAGTTGGCCATCTGGACAG GTACTGATGCCACTGATTACTCCCGCTATGGCCTGAGCATAAAGGTTTCTTACCGAAACGGGGAGCCGTTACAAGAGCTCAATTCTACCACCCAAAGTGGGGGTGAAAGGGCAGTAGCTACTGCTGCATTTATGTTGTCACTTCAGGAGCTCACACCAGTTCCATTTCGTTGTGTGGACGAGATCAATCAGGGGATGGACAACAACAATGAGAGGAGAATATTTGATCTATTGTTTGATTGCACAACACAAGCAAACACATCACAATATTTTCTTATCACGCCAAAG ttAGTGCCCAACTTAAAGTATTCAAAGAATATGGCAATACACATCGTACATAATGGACCTTTTGTTACCTGTGACAGAAAATGGTACATGTCCAAATTATGCAACCCTCAAGGCGTTAAAGTTAATgtgtga